Below is a window of Populus trichocarpa isolate Nisqually-1 chromosome 3, P.trichocarpa_v4.1, whole genome shotgun sequence DNA.
TGCAGAGAAAATTGGGGAAACGTGAAACAGAATAAGGcttatgtgtttttgtttttcagtttgCCTTTTCAATTATGAAGCCTATTTTAGCTGCTCTGTGATTGATGACTTTTGATGGAGGGTTTAGTTTTGAGCTTTAAACAACTATAAATTTGATGGTTAGATCTTctgttcttgattttcttggatACCAAACAGaagtaactttttttattgagcTTATTTTAGtgggtttttagatttttattaagGCTGTAAAGAATGAAGAACGGATTGAACATGCATTGATCTCGTTTAAATTTGGGGGTTTTGAGGAAAATGGTTTAATCTTCTTACAGGGGAAGTCAAGGCCTTTCTGGACGCCGTTAGGTCCTCCTAGCAATGGTGGCGGGTTTACTGGTCACCAAATTGAGgttcaaaaggaaaaggaagaaaggagTTCTGTTCTTGATGATGTGGTTTTTCAGCAGTTTAAGCCTACTAGAGTAGAAAAAGGAGATGATGTAATTTCGGTCGGTGATGGTGAAAAAGGAGATGGTATGGGTCCATTCAGTGAAAAACAAACTTCTAGCTCTTCATTTGGCTTAGGTTCATCTGGTGATTGTGATTTTGGAACCTCCACCACTTCATCTGTTATAGGTTCAAGTCATGTTGGTAAAGTAGGAACCTCTACTGTAAATGATGTGCCAGGATCCAGAAAGAGGAACCTATTTGGAGGTATGCCTTATCTTATATAGCAAGTTCAAACTCtctatttcatttaatattttgctTCAAGCCATTCGGAATTGTTACTCTTTCTGTTTGGTTGccagaaaaacatttaatttgatGTTGTGTTTTATGCTACTGTGATTTCCCgtgtaaaagaaaaacacttagCTTGGGCTCAAGTATGTGCGTGAATTTAGGTGGACTCATGCTTAATCCCTGCCCCAAAATGAGAAGCTTTTACATATTTCCTTTTCTCGTGAGGTGTTCCAGTGAAATCAGTAGCACTGTTAggcatttttttgtgttaacgTCAGACAGTTGGTTGAGGAAATTAGGAAAACCTGATAAGCTAGAATACTTGGGATTCTGGAAATCCTTTTAAGATTTCTATTATACATAATGCATAGAATAGATCATACGCATGTCTTGAACATGATATGTAGCTTCCCAATCTATATGCATCTCTATAGTTTATTTGATGTTGTTATGGGTCTAATTACCAGACCTATCTTTGCCATCAAACAGGATAAATAACTCGGTGTATAACGTGGATAAAGCTAGGGCTCTTAAACCCAAAGGTTACATATTTAAATTGGtgagaaatttagagaaaactctccagtgttttattaaaagtctaaataataatgtttttttctcaaaataaactagacatccttatttatattagtcataaaatctttttatagaaaatgatttctaattaaaactaaaatcctttatagaaaatgattattaattaaaacttatctAATTAATAGAATCCATCTAGCATTAAGATTTCTAAATAGtactaattaaattgaaagtctTAATCTAAAtaggaaaacaaattcaaatacaacaaggtaaataaaaatatttccgCATGGTAACTTCTAAGCTTTATTTGAACGCCTTTTGATCACTAAtcttcatgaaattttaactcaaaaagAAACATGACCTTCAAAATCTTCtatcaaaatttcagctcgatctaATGATTGGATTAAGAGTTATGCTTGATTTATCAAACTACATCTTGGACTTGTATTCCTTAAACCTTAAAAATCTTGATCATTAATGAAGTAATGCCATAAACATTATTATGCCaagaaaatggaagaaattTCCCCATGTCAATAAAGAAGGGCAACTGAATTGTAGAATATTCAAATTCTAAGGagtatttgtttgattttgaaaacaTGACTCATAGTTGATGCTATCCTAGTACATGAAGATTTCCGAGCAGAGTGGCAGAAAAAGAAATGAGCAtgaaaaatctaaaaccaaAGATACTGACATTCAGTAATCATCTGTTGGGTTCTTAACCCATTTTtgcaaaaatcaaatatcactGGCAAGTCCAACCATCACTTTCAAATACACTGAACCTTTTATggtttatgaattttatatcGGGTTTGCAAGGTGGTGGCCAGAACCATACTGCACGAAAGCCTTCATTAGTTTTGGGAGTTCATCCAAGTCCCAatcaaaaaggaagaaaagaaagcttCATTggcaacaaaaaacaaaggccTCTCTACAATCATTGTGAGTATGCTTTCtacaagagaaattaaaagctttttttgttgaaattataTGCTTTCTTTTGCACTAAGACGTAGTGGCTCATTTTATTGCTGACAGATGCAAACGGTTCTGGCTGGTGGGACTGTGACATGGAAGGTGTCGACTCGGAGGAAGTAGGCTATGGTGAAATATGGGAAGGGGTAGGCTCCACTACATTTGGAGGAATAGAATGGCATTAATTAATTGGTCTGTGAAAGCATGTTCACTTGCGGAAAACACCTTCTCggaatgtttttaattatgtttagatTAACATATGTTAATCAGATTATTCTGTAACTCATGCAAATCAGGATGACTGGAGAATTAGCTCACCCTCTTATATCGTCATCCTGATGACATCCCAGTGATTGCTCCACTTCTCAAAATGGTTTTGTAGAAACATTATGTCTTGTTGTAGAATATAAATCGGATGCCATATTCTGGAATATAGATTGGAACCTGTCTTATTACATCGAATATGGCAAGCATTTCATTTTTGCTCAATGCGGAAGACCAAAGTCCTAAGTACACATGCGAAGACCAAAGAAGAGATCTTCATTATTTCTGTTACACATGCGAAGACCAAAGAAGAGATCTTCATTATTTCTGTCTGGAGTCTTTGGAGTTTCTTTTCTGTTGAGATTATATGGTTTCTTCTGTACTGAGACGTAGTGATTCATTTTACTGCTGACAGATGCAAATGGTTCTGGCTGGTGGGAGTGACATGGAAGGTGTCGACTCAAAGGAAGTAGGCTTTGGTGAAATACGGGAAGGGTAGGCTCCACAACATTTGGAGGAATATAGTGGGCATTAATTCGGTGGTTTGTAAAAGTATGCTCACTTACAGGAAAATGCCTTCTCGGAATGTTTTTAGTTATGTTTAGATCAATCTATGTTAATCAGATTGTTCTATAACTCGTGCAAATCAGGATGACTGAAGAGAATTAGCTCACCCTCTTATCGTCATCATGATGAGATAGATCTTAGTGATCCCTCACTTCTCAAAATGCTTCTGTGGAAACACGATGTCTTGTCCTATAATATAGATTGGATGCCATATTCTGGAACGGCTCCATGTTCATCACATCAGTAGTGCGAGCATTTCATTTTTACTCGATGCCAAAGGCCTAAGTCTCAAGGAAAGTACACATGCGACAACCAAAGAAAGGTCTCCAATATTCGTATATATGCACATAGCCAGCTGGTCCCAACTCAAGTTTTTCCATTGTCGATGATTTGTATTTCtgctttaaaagaaaagggaagaatatgaaaagagaaggggagaggagaggagagctAGCTAGTAATTGTTCCCTTTCcctatatgaagaaaaaaaatgaaaaaaatcacactTGGGGTGAGAGAGGCTCGAACTCTCGACCTCAGGATAACTCAGAAGCTATGAGACCTACGCGCTAGCCAACTGCGCCACCACCCCATTTGGTAGAGGGGCTGATTTACCTAAAACTTAACacaacataatattttctaatagaATCCATGTTCTACCACTTTTTGGCTCTTTCAAAGCGACTTTTAAACTTCTTTTTATCTGACTTAGGAACTCAGCACGTTCAGCTTAAACCATGTTCCAAATTTAAATGTTAAACTAATCGGGGGCTTTTCATGCTACTTCAAAAGCTTATAAAATCCAGCCCTAAATACAAAACTCCATAGAGAGTTCAGGTCAAAACATGCTATCAAATCATCGTAACGTTACAGCTTACAATATCGTATTGCGTCTGCACGTTAACAGTGCTTAAAATACAAGAAGATAAAGGCTCAAAACCAAAGAGTCAATTcaggttggaaaaaaaaaagtctcgaTTCCTACTGGTTGTGCGTGATGGCGTACGGCCCTGTAGTTAGGTTACATGACTTTGACAAAGAAATGGTCTCCCCCGGTGGGTTTAATAATTCATTGAAAATTTGTGAGAGGGACATTTGCTTGGTTGTTCTCCTACAGTTTATGAACAGAGTTTGATTAGTCGATCCCAGgcttcaaattaaattctaGAAGGCAATGTagaatcaaatttcaattcaaagtgGCCAATTCtccgtcgtcgtcgtcgtcgtcatcacgTATTAATATCCACTTTAGTGATACCAAATCACCAATTTATTACTTTCGTGGAAGAAAGTGGTGGAGATTGAAAGGTCTTCCGTATGTGATCTTGTTTTCATGGATGTATACTGGGAATGGCACATGCCTCTCTCCACACTAGCTAGCTTCCTTGGTaacttttcaggaaaaaaaaaaaaaaaagatgccatGGATTCTTAACTGGCCTTTGATACTCGGATGTGGGGGGTGAGATAAAGAAgaatttgcattttgttttataCGGAAAATACTATTCTGGcatattttaattcataaaataatatttcccCTTTATCCTTTACATGGATATTTAACAAATCCTCCCACGGATAAGTTCGGTTCATTCAAAAACAAGTTTCcctttaatgaaaatatttaacaattcaGGTGGGATGTCTAGAGTTTACAGCCCAACTCTTTTACCAAACTATGAAAAAACAGATAAGAGTATTtagcagtgtggttgcggttgtttttcaaataatttttcatgctgaaatgcataccaatgatatttttttattttttaaaaattatttttgacatcaacacatcaaaacgatctaaaacatatcaaattttagcaaaagaaaaatttttgaatttttttaaaatgcggTTTGcatcgcgttcccaaacataAAGTCTTAAGAGTTCAAGTGTTCAACCTTTGATGCTAGTTTGTCGAGGAACTGTTCATGTTTGGGAAGATACATGGCCTTCATGTTCGTGTTGGATTTGTGCGCACAATTCGAGGACAATATCCAAAGCTTGTAATATAGCTCATGagctattaaaaatttatctgattattaacttcaaaaccttaaataattaattgaaatacgTATAAGCatatatttgaaatcaaattgttCGGAAGTTGTCATAGTGAATTCGAGGGCATTTGCGgattctctctccttttccaaactaaaattaaaaaataaaattttgaattaaaatttatttattttattaattttttaaaataaaatggattaattgatatttattattaagaaaGTATGATGAATATAGTAAATGTTTTGCTAAAATTTTGAAACTACCACccatttcttccattttttttttactttggttctCTATCTTTcaatcatgttatttttaaaaaaattacttaaattgattttcaacttGTTCCTATAAgggcaaaataaataaataaatcattgtaaataaaaaggttgaaagatgatgaaattaaaaaaaaatatataattttataaattatttcaaaaaaaataaataacgataaaaaaaatgagaaccaaatttgatagatagaaatattcaattaaaaaaaatgataagataaaaacaaataataaaaataaggatcaaaattgatataaaaatcaaattaaatcaaattttaagagattaaattgaaaataaaaatattcaaaataaaatatataacaatcaaaagtttgaggaccagattttatataatcaacaaataacatgatatttctaaattttttacaatttttgaaaaatattttccactcaaaataaaaaaaaaatatttttatagaaatcaaactaaatttttatttaactagaaAATGTTTctgtttatcaattttattaatgataaatgaacacaaaaaaaaatgaaaagtggattaaaaaaaaatatttttctagcatttttttttttttaattaatgcttaATTTCGCATGCTCGTCCTGTAACCTGTCAGGGTGGATGGCAAACGAGTTTTTGTCTTCGACAAGTAAGAAAAGCTTTTTATCGAAGAATGGACGGCATGGTTATTTACAGCCATCCGATGAAGTTTTTTTGACTCTTCAACAGACAAGTGTTTGCAACAATTAATGCTTTGTCGCATAGTTACATTCGTGTTAAACCACAGGCcggacaatttcttttttaatataaaaaatatattcaggtcacattgatatttttaaataagtaataataatttaagactTATGTAACAGAAAGTAATTGTATGCACTGTTAAAGCATCGAttttgaaagtaaattaaataaatatcctAAAACgagcatttaatttttatattcaaccagttaatttaatttaattaacaaaattcttttaaaaaaactatattcagacaaaaaatacaaagataattCATGTCATTTcttaaatcactaaaaaaattcatataaagcaaaaaacaaattgcgACTAATCTCCAATTTAAATAAACGTCGAATGAAAAAAAAGTCTAGATCAACCTTTCGAGTTGATCtgagtaattaaaagaaaccatAAATGTCATTAAAATAGCGACCcggaaaataaatcaaacaaaatgctACGAAATAAACATTGAATGCTtatatacaattaattaatttaatttaattcaaaaacaagattcacttaaaaaattaacaaagatagaGAAAACACTTGTGATAGCCTGtgacatttttaaaatcaccgagaaacttaaaaaacaaaaatagagcCCTATTTTCAACTAAATAAACACCATATAAAAAAAGCTCCAAATCAACCCACCGAGTTGGtctaagttttaaaactatgggtCATGCAATATTTATATAAGAATGAGcttaaaaatatgaagaaattgaaaacaaagtgagctaaaaaaaacaaaaacaaaaggcaaattCAAGTGAACCTTCTAAACCCGAATTAATCTCTCAAACCCATAATCTGTTAAATCTTAGACTCGAGTTCAATTAAGAAGCTTAACacccaactaatttaatgttgaggaatgaatttgaagaaaaaaatatcaatttttaaagattttcaaggaaaaatagaaaaaatgaggatcgaatttaatagaaaaaaaaaattaaaaaggaatgaaaatgtaaaaaaaaaaaaagattttaaaaaccaCCTAAAAAGTAGGAACCAAAAGAATAGAGGTTAAGTATgacaattgaaaaaatcaaaggagatgaaattatataaaaaaaatcaaatttaataatttattcaaaataaaaaaaaaatcaaaagaacttAGATCagattagaagaaaaaacaaaacaaaggatTGTCCTAGAAATTTGAAGGGTCAACACCAAAATCAAGaaggagagaggaagaagaaaaaaaagacaatcgCTGTCAAACTTACGACACTTTGACAACACGCGCCGCCCAAAAGTTATGGGGTTGTTGCCCTGGAAGCTGGTGTTTGACCACCCGACGGCGCTGCATGCGTTGTCCAAATACGACGGTCACTGTTCACACgctaactttatttatttttttatattttccataCTCATGAAATGACTATTTTGCCCGTGATATAACATGAGAATTGCATGAAAACCAtgataaaagacaaaaacactCCTAAGTCcatgactgttttttttttttttagttagagggcaataaaagtaaatttaccatgcaaaacaattgaaaatattaaaaggaCCCTTCatgtcatgtttatttttttttggcatccatgataatttaattgtatataaaaaagaaaaagaatgatcTACTTCAGTCAACTTaatcaatttgataataattaatgagacccataaaaataacaataatacccTTATTGTCGAGATCACTGAATTTTGAAATGAGAGGTAAAATAGTCAAAGTATTATttcaatccaaaataaattatgtttttgttagaaaataatataaatgatatatTGAGATATTATCTAATAGTTTAAGATACTGGGTTGAGATTGTTATTGATATAGTATCAGAACCTTGATGATCAAGCCgtcacaagttcgaatctcaccattctcatttatttgataaaaatcaaatataaagtgACGTGAATCCGTGCAAGTTTCAAATTTGAAGACCTTTTGCCAGTTTtgaattacaaattaatttggGTAAATTcaacttttgattttaataaaaaaatcaaaatattattattttaataaaaaagaaatggaatttTTTAACGACCTAAAAATAATAGTGAATAAATTACTAGGTTGAATCCTCAAGTCCGGTCGTTTTACAACAATGATTCGTCGAGGAGACACGAGTGCTGGGGGCTACATGAGTTGCCCGCACCTTTTATGAGCGTGGCAGTGGCCACGCAAGCTAACCCCACTTTTGTTTTCTCGGGTACAATCACTAAAATCCGCAAGATAACTAAATTTGACAGAACTCGAGTCGTGACGAGAGGTATGATTGATGGCTACAACGAGCAAAGATTTCTGC
It encodes the following:
- the LOC7478285 gene encoding uncharacterized protein LOC7478285 isoform X2, whose amino-acid sequence is MHSKQNTIRVLGQRSIPSSFIFRSSNPSAKDSNQDEQREDSKKSPRISFSDFLDKKLHKSSVLPKTVKGKSRPFWTPLGPPSNGGGFTGHQIEVQKEKEERSSVLDDVVFQQFKPTRVEKGDDVISVGDGEKGDGSSHVGKVGTSTVNDVPGSRKRNLFGGGGQNHTARKPSLVLGVHPSPNQKGRKESFIGNKKQRPLYNHYANGSGWWDCDMEGVDSEEVGYGEIWEGVGSTTFGGIEWH
- the LOC7478285 gene encoding uncharacterized protein LOC7478285 isoform X1, producing MHSKQNTIRVLGQRSIPSSFIFRSSNPSAKDSNQDEQREDSKKSPRISFSDFLDKKLHKSSVLPKTVKGKSRPFWTPLGPPSNGGGFTGHQIEVQKEKEERSSVLDDVVFQQFKPTRVEKGDDVISVGDGEKGDGMGPFSEKQTSSSSFGLGSSGDCDFGTSTTSSVIGSSHVGKVGTSTVNDVPGSRKRNLFGGGGQNHTARKPSLVLGVHPSPNQKGRKESFIGNKKQRPLYNHYANGSGWWDCDMEGVDSEEVGYGEIWEGVGSTTFGGIEWH